The sequence CCGATCTGCTCGATGCGCGGTTTTATTTTGACTACGGCGGAGCCGCTGAACGTGCCGGCCAGCATGATCTGGCTGCCGCGATGCTCAAGAAGAGCATCGATCTGGATCCAGCCAATGCCGGCGAAGCGTACAATTATCTCGGTTACATGTGGGCTGATCAGGGTAAGAATCTCGATGAGGCCGAGCTTTTGATTCGTCGCGCCCTCGCCATGGAGCCGTCCAATGGAGCCTACATCGATAGCCTTGGCTGGCTTTACTACCACCAGGGCAAATACCAGGAAGCTCTCACTGAACTCCTCCGCGCGGCTGAGGCGTTGCCTGAGCCGGACCCGACCGTTTACGGTCACGTGGCCGACGCCTATCACAAGCTCGGCAAGACCGCCGAGGCCGTCCTGTATTGGCAGAAGGCGCTGGCGCTCGACCCGGAGAACAAGGAGTTCATCGCCAAGCTCGACGAAGCCTCCAAAAAGGTCGCCGAGCAGCCCGAAAAAAAACCAGTCGGCCACTAGGTCAGCAGCCGACTGGTCGGTAAGGAGTCTTTCGTTCGGCTTCGCCTACTCGACAAACTCGAGGTGCTCGATCGTCGGGATCAATCCCGCATCAGCAGCTTCCTTGAGGAACTGGTGCACGGCCTTGCGGCCGAGGTCGCCGTAATCGAGCGTGAAGTCGTTGACGTACATGCCGATGAACTTGTCCGCGAGCGGGACGTCCATGCCGCGGGCGTGCTCCATACTGTGAACGACCGCCGGGTGGCGATGCTTCAGGCCGTAGGCAATGCTTTCGCGCAGGATGTCGCTCAGCTCGTGGCGAACTTCCGGCGGGAAATCCTTGCGGACGACGTTGCCGCCGAGCGGGAGCGGGATGCCGCCGCGCGTGCGTTTCCACCATTCGCCGAGGTCGAGAACAAGCTTGAGCCCCTCGTTGGCAAAGGTGAGCTGGCCCTCGTGGATGATGAGACCCACGTCGGCCTTGCCGGATTTCACGGCGTCAAAGATTTCATCAAAGGGAACCACGACGTAATCGAAGCCCTTGCCGAGATACAGCTGAGCGGCAAGGAAGGCGCTCGTCATCAGGCCGGGGATGGCGATCTTCTTGCCGAGGAGCCACTGCTTGCGGGCCTCGTCATCGGCGTCGTCAGCCAGTCCCTCGGTCGAGGGCGTGACAAACATCGGGCCGTAGCCGTCGCCCATGCTCGCGCCGCTGGGCAGGAGAGCGTATTTGTCGAGCACGTAGGCCAGCGCGTGGATGGAGACGGCGGTGATGTTCAGTTCGCCGCGGGTCGCGCGTTCGTTGAGCGTCTGGATGTCCTGCAGGATGTGCTCAAACTTGTAGCCATGCTGGTCGATTTTGTTCTCCTTCATCGCGTAGAACATGAAGGCGTCGTCCGGGTCGGGGGAGTGGCCCAGCGTGAGGGTGATCGATTTCCAGTCTGTCGTCATAAAGTGATGTGGTGGAGACGTTACGCAGCCGCGCGGCAAATGGCGCGGATCAATTGCGGCCCGCGGTAAATAAAGCCGGTGTAGATTTGAACGAGGCTGGCCCCAGCGTCAAACTTCTCCTTGCCGGATTCTCCGTCCATCACGCCGCCGGAGGCGATGATCGGGAGCCGGGTTTTCTTCTTCAGGTCCCGCAGGAGCTGGCTGGCACGGGTGCGCAATGGCTTGCCGCTCAGTCCGCCGGTTTCGTCGCGGAGGCCAGCGAGAGCGCTGTGGTCGATGGTCGTGTTAGTCGCGATGAGGCCGGAGACATTTTCTTCCTCGGCCATGGCGGCGATTTCAAAGGCCTGCTCGTCCGCGAGGTCGGGGGCGATTTTTACCAGCAGCGGAATTTTTGCGTCCTCGGAGCGAATGGCCCGCACGATGTCGCGCAGCAGGCCGGTCTCCTGGAGATTGCGCAGGCCGGGCGTGTTGGGTGAGCTGACGTTGATGACGAAATAATCGCCGAAGGCGCGCAGCCGCCGGAAGCTCGTCAGATAGTCCTCGGGCGCTCCCTCGAGCGGGGTGATCTTTGACTTGCCGATGTTCACGCCGACCGGAATGCGCGGCCACTCGCCCGCTTCCTTCAGGCGGGTGAGACGGCGGGCGACCTCCTCGGAGCCATCGTTGTTGAACCCCATCCGGTTCACCAGAGCGCCGAGCGGCGGATAGCGGAAAATGCGCGGCTTTGGGTTGCCGGGCTGGGCGTGTGCGGTGATCGTTCCGATCTCGACGAAGCCAAACCCGAGTGCCTCCCAGCCTGCGAGCGAGGTGGCGTTTTTGTCCATGCCAGCGGCGAGGCCGACGGGATTCGGGAAGGTGATGCCGAAGACCTCGCGCGGCTGGGCCGGGGCGGGACCAAAGATGAGCCGCAGGACCTGCGGCGGGATGGTGGCGAGCTGGTCGAGGGCGAAATGGTGCGCCGTTTCCGGGTCCATCCGGAACATGACGGGGCGCAGGACCGATTCGTAGATATTCATTTTCCGATGCAAAAGGTGCTGAAAATTTCGCCGAGGATTTCCTCGGTATCGGCGAGTCCGACGACCTCGCCCACGGCCTGCAGGGCCTCGCGGAGCGGGAGCGCGACCAGCTCGGGATCGCGTCCGGCGGCGAGATCTTCCGTGGCCTGGGCCAGCGCCTTCTGGGCGCGAACGAGGCAACTCTGGTGCCGGGCGTTGATGGCGGCGAGGGTGGGGGATTCGATGTTCGCGCCGCGCGTTCGCGCCACGATCGCGTCGACGAGGGAACGTATGCCCTCGCCCGTGGTGCAGGAAACTGGCAGCGCCTGGGCGGGAAGGCTGTCGCGGCTGGCGAGGAGGTCGACTTTGTTGAGGACGATCAGTTCGTTTTCCGTTCTGGCGAGGTCGTAGGTTTCTGTCGCATCGATCACGCGCACGATTACGTCGGCGTTTTCGATGGCGCGGCGGGCGCGTTCGACGCCCTCGCGCTCGATCACATCGTCCGTCTCGCGCAGGCCCGCCGTGTCGGTGATACGGAAGGGCAGGCCGTGCAGGCTGGCGAATTCCTCGATGGTGTCGCGCGTCGTGCCCGGAATCGCGCTCACGATGGCCCGTTCAAAGCCGAGCAGGCGGTTGAGCAGGCTGGATTTGCCGGCATTCGGCGCGCCGCAGAGCACGAGGCGCACGCCTTCGCGCAGGATGCGGCCTTCCTCCGCCGTGTCGAGCAGCGCGGTGATGCGTTCCTGGATCGCTGCGATATCGCGCAGCAGGTCGGCCCCGACATGCGGGTTGATGCCTTCCTCGGGAAAGTCAATATACGCCTCGAGATGCGCCACCACGGCGAGCACCCGGGCGCGAATGGCCTCGATCTCATCGCCGAGCCGGCCTCGAAGCTGTTCCTGAGCCGCCTTCAGCGCGCGGGGCGTGCTGGCGCGGATCACGTCCATCACGGCCTCGGCCTGGGTGAGGTCCATCTTGCCGTTGATAAAGGCGCGCTGGGTGAACTCCCCGGGCTCCGCCGCGCGCGCACCGGCCTCCAGCACCGCCTCGTAGAGACGGGAACTGACCAGTGCGCCGCCATGGCCGTGAATCTCGGCCATGTTTTCCCCCGTGTAACTGCGGGGCGCGGCAAAAACGGCGAGCAGGCCCTCGTCGAGCTTTTCGCTATCGCGATGAAACGAGCCGAAATGCAGCACACGCTCGCTGAGCACGGCTCCGGCCTTGCGCGGGCGGAAGATGCGCTCCGCCACGCGAATGGCGTCCGGTCCCGAGACACGGATCACCGCGATGGCTCCCTCTCCGGGAGGCGTCGAGATCGCGGCGATGGTGTCGTCGGCCAGCACGTTACGCGGTCGCCGGCTGCTTCTGCGCGAGCTGTCCCTGAGCGGCGAGGTTTTTCAACTCCGCGATGAACCGCTCGTTCTGCTCCTTTGTTCCGACGGAAACGCGTACCCACTCGGGCAGCTTGTAGCTGCGCATGGCGCGCACGATGATGCCCTTGCGCAGGAGCGACTGGAAAACGGCGTCGCCATCGCCCACGCGCACGAGGACGAAATTCGCAAAGCTCGGCACGTACTCCAGCCCGAGTTTTTCAAACTCCTCCTGGAAATACGCCCGTCCCTCGTGGGTCAGCTCGCGGGTGCGGCGCATGTGGTCGTCGTCGCGCAACCCGGCCTCGGCTCCCGCCTGGGCGATGCCATTGGCGTTGAACGGCTGACGGGTCTTTTGCAGCACCTCCGCGACTTCCTTCGGCGCGAGGCCGTAGCCGATGCGGAGATTGGCGAGACCCTGGATCTTGGAAAACGTGCGCATCACCACGACGTTACGGCCCTCGCGGACGTACTTCAGAACATCCGGAGGATTATCGACGAACTCGTAGTACGCCTCGTCAAAGATCACCAGCACGTGATCCGGCACCTTCGCCATGAAGCGGTCGATCTCCTCCTGGCCGACCATCGTGCCGGTCGGGTTGTTCGGGTTCGTGATGAAAATCTGGCGCGTGCGCGGCGTGATCGCTGCCGCCATGGCCTCGAGGTCGTGGGTGTAGCCCGGGTCCGGCACCTCGACGGAACGAGCGCCGAAGAGCTGCGACATCAGGCTGTAAACCGCAAAGGCGTGGCGAGCCGTGATCACCTCGTCGCCGGGACGCAGGAAGGCGTGGCCGATGAATTCGATGATCTCGTTCGAGCCATTGCCGAGAATGACATTGGAGCGATCCAGGCCGAGCTTGTCGGCGATCGCCCCGCGTAGCGCCCAGCCGCCGCCATCCGGGTAAAAATGGGCGCGCTCCAGCGCGTCGCGCATGGCGCCGAGCGCCTTGGGCGAGGGGCCGAGCGGATTTTCGTTCGAGGCGAGTTTGATGATGTCGGAGGGCTGCAGGCCCATCTCGCGCGCCAATTCCTCCACCGGCTTGCCGGGTTCGTAGGCGACGAGCTTCAACACATGCTCATGGGCAGTATTCCACATACAAAACTTCACATTACGGGGCGGCGGGGTAATTTACCAGCGCTGATGAAAATCGCCGTCATCGCCGATACCCACGGAAAATTCCCCGCCCACGTCGCCGAGGCCATCTCCACCGCCGACGAAATCTGGCACCTGGGGGATTTTTGCGACCTCAATGCCCTCAACGCCGTCAAGGACCTCGGCCGCCCCTTTTACGGCGTGCTAGGCAACAACGACTACACACTGGACCTGCCGGAGAAACTCCTCCTTGAGCGCCATGGCCGCACCTTTCTGCTCATCCACATCCCGCCCGCTCCCACGCGCATTGGCGGAGCGGATTTCCTTCTCCACGGCCACACCCACGTCCCGCGCGACGAAATGGTGAACACCACCCGCGTCCTCAACCCCGGCACCATCGGCAAGCCCAACCACGGAGCCCCCTGCTCCTGGGCCTGGCTGACCGTCCACGACGACGGGTCGATCGAGTGGGAGGTTCTGCTGGTTTAGCCAGAAAGCCGGAGGGGTGGCGTTCCGCCGCCCCGCTCGCAGGGCTAGTCGAAAAACAGATAGGCGGCGAATCCAGAAACTTGCTGCCCGACCGCGTCGGCCAGCGAGCCGCTGGCCCTACGTTCTTGCGGAATTACGCGGGCATTTTGTCCCGGTCGATGCAGATCCAATTCTCGTCTTCGTACATGTTTGAGACGGCGGAGTAATCTTCGATGATCACGTGGATGCGCTGGAGATGGTCGATGTCCACCGCGAGCGAATTATTCGCATCCGTCAGCGCGCCGGATTTATCCAGCACCGCCACCGCCGCCTGAAAGAATCCCGCCGTGCCCGAGGCAGGTAACTGCTTGGCCGCCACGATGAAATTCCGCACCGCATGCGCCGGAATGCCCGGAGCCGAGCGGAATTTGACCTGAAAAAGGACGCCGTCGAGTTGCTGAGCCATAAGAGAGAAACTTTCTCAAAATCCCACATCATGGGGGGAAATGCGAACAAAGACGATATCCCGGCACGGTGGGGAGCAGGTGTGAAAACTGGCGATTATTTCGTTGGTCTTGGTCGCCCGACTCCCTCGAAGGAGGAGAGTCATAAAAGGAAAAAAGTGCTCGGGGGGGGACTTGAACCCCCATGCCTTGCGGCATACGCCCCTCAAACGTACGTGTCTGCCATTTCACCACCCGAGCGGGAAAGGGGTGGCAATGTTGCGTTTTGGGAAACTTTTCGCAAGGTAAAAATTTCGCTTGCTGCAAAAAGTTCGGTATGAGACTTTCGCCAGTTCCTACAGAGGAGGTTATTTCATGGCATACGCAGTCATTCAAACAGGTGGCAAACAATACCGCGTCGCGGAAGGTGACGTGATCGAAGTCGAGAAGCTCGATTTCGACGCGGGCGCGGAGGCGAAGTTCGAGGAAGTGCTTTTGGTTTCCAACGGCTCGAACCTCTCCATTGGCACACCGCTCGTCCAGGGCGCAGCCGTAGTCGCTGAAGTGGTCGAACAGATCAAAGACGACAAGGTCATCGCATTCAAATACAAGCGCCGCAAAGGCTACCACCGCACCGTGGGCCATCGCCGGCAGCTTACGAAACTCAAAATCAAAACCATCACCGCTTAATCCAGGCTTATGGCCCATAAAAAAGGACAAGGCTCCGTCAAGAACGGACGCGACAGCATCAGCAAGCGTCTTGGCGTGAAGAAGTTCGGTGGTCAGGCTGTGACCGCTGGCAACATCATTCTCCGTCAGCGCGGCACGAAGTTCATCCCCGGCCGCAACGTCGGTCTCGGACGTGACTACACGATCTGGGCGCTCGTCGACGGCCGCGTTTCCTTCGACCGTGAAGGTCGTCGCGTGAACGTCGAGCCCGTCGCCGCCTAAGACGACTCAGTTACCTCACTTTAAATCCCCAAAGCGGTTTCGGCCGCCTTGGGGATTTTTTTATTTCCGACGAAGCAGGAAATTCTAAGCGACTGGTAGAGAGGGTTTTGCGTGGTATCCTTGCTTTGCCGTGGCGCCGTGCTTAACTAAACGGCATCCTCCCGTCAAGCGAGCTGCGACTAGTAATCAAGTCCCGGCACTTACCGGGAGGAATGGGGAGAACGATGAGATTTGCTCGCTGGATCATCGCAGGATTTGCCGCCGTCAGCACGACGACGCTTTTCGCCTGCCTGGATATTCAGACCTCTGGAGCCCCCGGAGAGCGGCGCTATTACATCATCGATAACGGAAGCCCCCATCGTGCCATCGGGCTTCTTTGGGACGAAAAGGCTCGTGAGAGTGAATATGGGTATTTCGCCGAGAACGACGTTGCTCCGGAGTTTTTCTGGTCGCCGGATCACGCTTATCTGGCGGTTAATGGCGGATCCGCCCATGACCGGCAGCTTTTTATTTACCGGGCGTCGAAGCGCGATATTGATGCGGTAACCATTCAGCCAATGACAAAGAGGCAGATGGCGGCCATTGAAAAATTGCGTGGTAACATCGTTGCGGATGGCATTGAGGCGGTGGGATGGACTGCGGACCGTTCTTTGGAGTTACGCGTGTGGGCGTCCAGCCTGGATCCGCTGCATTCAGATTCCGCCCCGGTGGATCTCTCTGCCAATCTCGAGGTGGACGCCCTTCTGGCCAAGGTAACCAGCGTCTCCGAGCGCAAGCCTGAGGCAGGAGACGAGAATGGTGAAAGTCGAAGCGTTCCTATCGATGCCACTTCGCTTGAGGGAGAGTATCCCTGCTGGGGGGTGGATCCTGCCGATGGCGGAAGTTATCAGGGGACGGCCCGCATCACTGCAACTGGCAGCACGGTGACGATGGAGTGGAATCGCGGCGGCCAGATTTCCCAAGGGCGGGGGTTGCTCGTTGGAACCGCGCTGGGGGTGTCCCGCGATGGGGGCCTGGCATTGTACCAGATCATCCCTCAGGCCGAAGGAAAGATGCTCGTTGGCGTCTGGTCGTCAGAACACTCTGAGCGCGCCGGGGCGGAAACCATCCGCATCGGGTCTCCAGATCAATCTGGCTCCCGCCTTCCTGCCGCCGGGATCAATGGGAACTACGTTGGCACGTTGCAGGGCCAACCGGGTGTCAAGATCGCGGTCAGGGTGGCCGTGACGGGCGACGACTCCTTGAAATCGGTCAGGGTCACCACCGACGGTACGGTGGTTCAGGGCCGGGGTCTGCTGTTGGCGGACAGTTTTGCCACAGCCGTCTCGGGTGGCGTGGGTGTCTTCCACGTGGAAGGTGAGGGCCGGGACCTCCGCCTCGACGGGCGTTTCATTGATAGAGCAGGCAATACGCGTCCTGCCTCGCTCGCTCGGGAGGAGTAGGCATTTTCTAGACCGGGTTTCCGGCGGGGCGGTGGGTTTGGTCGGAGGATCAGGTGTTACCATGGGGCGGCAAGGGGCACTGATTCCCCATTCAGGGCCTCTCCCGATAGACGAAAATGACGGATTGGGCCACGCTACGTCCTCACTCTTCATGCACGGCAGCGTCTCGTCGGGATCCGGTGGATCGGACGAGACGCTTCTTTTTTACCCCGGTGTGAAAGCGGGGAATTACTTCACCCACTTCGACAGCGTCGAGGCGAGGGTCTCGTATTGCAATGGCTTGCTGAGGAAATCATCCATGCCGGCATCGAGGCAGCGCTTTCGGTCCTCGGGCATGGCATTGGCAGTCAGGGCGATAATGCTGAGGCGGTCACCTCCGAGGATTTCGCGGCGGATGCGCCGGGTGGTGCCGCAGCCGTCGAGGTCGGGAAGCTGCATGTCCATGAGCACGGCGTCGTAGCTGGAGTGACGTACTTTCTCCAGCGCCTCGAGGCCGGTCTCCGCGAATTCCACGTCGCAGCCGAGGCGCTTGAGTTGAAGAGCGCACAGCTTGCGGTTTACCGGGTTGTCCTCGACGACGAGGATGCGTTTGCCCGCGATGTTGGTCGCCCTGACGGGTTCGCGAATCTTGGCCGGAGGGGCGAGAACCTCGAGGGCATTGGTGCTGGCACCGCGTGGGGCAGTCAGCACGATGGTAAACTCCGAGCCGTAGCCCAACTCGCTGCGCACCTCGATGTCGCCGCCGAGGAGCTTGACGAGACGCTGCGAGATGGCGAGTCCCAAGCCGGTTCCGCCGTGGCGGCGGGTGGCCGAGCTATCGACCTGGTAGAAAAGCTTAAAGAGATTATTCAGGCCCTCCTGCGGGATGCCTGGGCCGGTGTCGCGGATGGTAAAGCGCCACTCCCAGTTCTTTTGAAAGACGCCCAGGGGCTTGGCGGTGACGGAGAGGTCGACGGAGCCTTCCTCGGTGAATTTCAGTGCATTGCCGAGGATATTCGTAAGGATCTGGCCGAGTCGCATCTGGTCCGTGTGGATGTTTTTCGGTACCGCATATTCGACGAAGTAGTCGTATTTCAGCCCGCGCTGCATGGCCTGAGCCTGCAACTGCTGATGGATGCGGCGAATAAACGGGCGAATCTCGAAGGTCGAGCTCTCAACGTGAATCTCCTTCGACTCGATCTTGGAGAGGTCGAGGATGTCATTCACGAGGGAAAGAAGGCCCTGGCCACTGGATTCCATCGTTTCGACATAGCTCTGCTGTTCGCTGTCGAGCGGAGTGTTTTTCAGCATCGAGACAAATCCGAGTACACCGTTGAGCGGGGTGCGGATTTCATGGCTCATCACGGCAAGGAATTCACTCTTGGCCTTGTCCGCGGCCATGGCCGCTTCCTTGGCGCGGATGAGCTCCTCGGATTCTTCCTTCTCATCGGTGATGTCGATGGCTGTACCGACGGCGCGGATGGCGCGCCCTTCGTTGTCCCGGAAGATCACGGCATGCTCTCGGAGGTGGCGGACCTTGTCCTTTACCATGATACGAAACTCCTGCCGGTAGGGTTCGCCGGAGTTCAGACAGTGCAGGAACCGGGCTTCGACCGCATTGCGGTCCTCGGGATGTACGTAAAGCAGGAATTTGTCGAACGTCGGCGGCTTTTCGGCTGCGTCGGTCCGGTAGATCTCGTGCATCACTGCATTCCAGACAAAGGTGCGTTTGCGCGGATCGTAGTCCCACGTGCCAACGCTGCCTGCTTCCGTGGCGAGGAGCAGGCGTTCCTCGCTCAGGCGCAGGATTTCCTCGGCTTCAATGCGCTCGGAGATGTCGACCACCTGGGCCATGTAGTGGGAGATATTCAGGTCGCTGTCGCGCACGATCGCCACGCTCGCAAGACCCCAGACACAACTGCCATCCTTGCGAACATAGCGACGCTCGATCTGGTATTGGGAGATCTGGTGCGTCTCCATGTCGAGGAGCTTCATGGCTTCCTTTTTCAGATCCTCCTTGGGAAGGAGCTTGGCGAGGTCGAGGTCTGTCAATTCCTCCTCGGTGTAGCCCGTGAGCTGGCAAAAGGCCGCATTGGCGCGGATGATCCTGCCGTCCTTTTGAGTGAGATACATCGCCACTGGGGAAAGCTCGTAGGTGCTGCGGAAGAGCTCCTCGTTTTCGCGCAGGCCCGCAGTGGCCAGCGCCTGA comes from Terrimicrobium sacchariphilum and encodes:
- a CDS encoding metallophosphoesterase family protein translates to MKIAVIADTHGKFPAHVAEAISTADEIWHLGDFCDLNALNAVKDLGRPFYGVLGNNDYTLDLPEKLLLERHGRTFLLIHIPPAPTRIGGADFLLHGHTHVPRDEMVNTTRVLNPGTIGKPNHGAPCSWAWLTVHDDGSIEWEVLLV
- a CDS encoding menaquinone biosynthesis family protein; the protein is MTTDWKSITLTLGHSPDPDDAFMFYAMKENKIDQHGYKFEHILQDIQTLNERATRGELNITAVSIHALAYVLDKYALLPSGASMGDGYGPMFVTPSTEGLADDADDEARKQWLLGKKIAIPGLMTSAFLAAQLYLGKGFDYVVVPFDEIFDAVKSGKADVGLIIHEGQLTFANEGLKLVLDLGEWWKRTRGGIPLPLGGNVVRKDFPPEVRHELSDILRESIAYGLKHRHPAVVHSMEHARGMDVPLADKFIGMYVNDFTLDYGDLGRKAVHQFLKEAADAGLIPTIEHLEFVE
- the mnmE gene encoding tRNA uridine-5-carboxymethylaminomethyl(34) synthesis GTPase MnmE, with protein sequence MLADDTIAAISTPPGEGAIAVIRVSGPDAIRVAERIFRPRKAGAVLSERVLHFGSFHRDSEKLDEGLLAVFAAPRSYTGENMAEIHGHGGALVSSRLYEAVLEAGARAAEPGEFTQRAFINGKMDLTQAEAVMDVIRASTPRALKAAQEQLRGRLGDEIEAIRARVLAVVAHLEAYIDFPEEGINPHVGADLLRDIAAIQERITALLDTAEEGRILREGVRLVLCGAPNAGKSSLLNRLLGFERAIVSAIPGTTRDTIEEFASLHGLPFRITDTAGLRETDDVIEREGVERARRAIENADVIVRVIDATETYDLARTENELIVLNKVDLLASRDSLPAQALPVSCTTGEGIRSLVDAIVARTRGANIESPTLAAINARHQSCLVRAQKALAQATEDLAAGRDPELVALPLREALQAVGEVVGLADTEEILGEIFSTFCIGK
- the rpmA gene encoding 50S ribosomal protein L27, whose product is MAHKKGQGSVKNGRDSISKRLGVKKFGGQAVTAGNIILRQRGTKFIPGRNVGLGRDYTIWALVDGRVSFDREGRRVNVEPVAA
- the hisC gene encoding histidinol-phosphate transaminase; this encodes MWNTAHEHVLKLVAYEPGKPVEELAREMGLQPSDIIKLASNENPLGPSPKALGAMRDALERAHFYPDGGGWALRGAIADKLGLDRSNVILGNGSNEIIEFIGHAFLRPGDEVITARHAFAVYSLMSQLFGARSVEVPDPGYTHDLEAMAAAITPRTRQIFITNPNNPTGTMVGQEEIDRFMAKVPDHVLVIFDEAYYEFVDNPPDVLKYVREGRNVVVMRTFSKIQGLANLRIGYGLAPKEVAEVLQKTRQPFNANGIAQAGAEAGLRDDDHMRRTRELTHEGRAYFQEEFEKLGLEYVPSFANFVLVRVGDGDAVFQSLLRKGIIVRAMRSYKLPEWVRVSVGTKEQNERFIAELKNLAAQGQLAQKQPATA
- the rplU gene encoding 50S ribosomal protein L21, whose protein sequence is MAYAVIQTGGKQYRVAEGDVIEVEKLDFDAGAEAKFEEVLLVSNGSNLSIGTPLVQGAAVVAEVVEQIKDDKVIAFKYKRRKGYHRTVGHRRQLTKLKIKTITA
- a CDS encoding PAS domain S-box protein: MDKALKHRRETAARASLREQIPSFVRDSVVWSLVLFLLVGGITFMVFARQSDSRITERLEQLRAQGQYASSLIDLRAHSWLREASQTTSQPFTALTERLQRIRDFYPGIGNLFTGRLENGQVHVILKTYDPSSGPDREHVVGKPLEPSLSSDSPEYQAIADKQVYTTATPTLHAGSHWLTVIIPLQNPETGSRDFVYLDVNMADIDTQVAAARKQRDIAILLAAVLASIAGTAAFCWRSQSFYRQALATAGLRENEELFRSTYELSPVAMYLTQKDGRIIRANAAFCQLTGYTEEELTDLDLAKLLPKEDLKKEAMKLLDMETHQISQYQIERRYVRKDGSCVWGLASVAIVRDSDLNISHYMAQVVDISERIEAEEILRLSEERLLLATEAGSVGTWDYDPRKRTFVWNAVMHEIYRTDAAEKPPTFDKFLLYVHPEDRNAVEARFLHCLNSGEPYRQEFRIMVKDKVRHLREHAVIFRDNEGRAIRAVGTAIDITDEKEESEELIRAKEAAMAADKAKSEFLAVMSHEIRTPLNGVLGFVSMLKNTPLDSEQQSYVETMESSGQGLLSLVNDILDLSKIESKEIHVESSTFEIRPFIRRIHQQLQAQAMQRGLKYDYFVEYAVPKNIHTDQMRLGQILTNILGNALKFTEEGSVDLSVTAKPLGVFQKNWEWRFTIRDTGPGIPQEGLNNLFKLFYQVDSSATRRHGGTGLGLAISQRLVKLLGGDIEVRSELGYGSEFTIVLTAPRGASTNALEVLAPPAKIREPVRATNIAGKRILVVEDNPVNRKLCALQLKRLGCDVEFAETGLEALEKVRHSSYDAVLMDMQLPDLDGCGTTRRIRREILGGDRLSIIALTANAMPEDRKRCLDAGMDDFLSKPLQYETLASTLSKWVK
- a CDS encoding quinone-dependent dihydroorotate dehydrogenase; amino-acid sequence: MNIYESVLRPVMFRMDPETAHHFALDQLATIPPQVLRLIFGPAPAQPREVFGITFPNPVGLAAGMDKNATSLAGWEALGFGFVEIGTITAHAQPGNPKPRIFRYPPLGALVNRMGFNNDGSEEVARRLTRLKEAGEWPRIPVGVNIGKSKITPLEGAPEDYLTSFRRLRAFGDYFVINVSSPNTPGLRNLQETGLLRDIVRAIRSEDAKIPLLVKIAPDLADEQAFEIAAMAEEENVSGLIATNTTIDHSALAGLRDETGGLSGKPLRTRASQLLRDLKKKTRLPIIASGGVMDGESGKEKFDAGASLVQIYTGFIYRGPQLIRAICRAAA